The Ficedula albicollis isolate OC2 unplaced genomic scaffold, FicAlb1.5 N00644, whole genome shotgun sequence genome includes a region encoding these proteins:
- the LOC107604451 gene encoding flocculation protein FLO11-like yields MGTVGTVGTLGTLGTLGTSGTLGTVNGHEPAGPPKTSGSPPMTTLTTSPVSPPPCPSVSPACPEGGAVVAPGVTVPVSSGVPVPGATVPTSRVTVPVPSGVPVSGATVPTSGVTVTVPSGVPVSSGVPVSGATVTVSSGVPVPSGVPVSSGVPVSGATVPTSRVTVPVPSGVPVSGATVPTSGVTVTVPSGVPVSSGVPVSGATVTVSSGVPVPSGVPVPGATVPVPSGCLKIWFSERDLERTFSYPSEGAALASAACSCCYGNEACGLPTPKAYSCCYGNEACGLPTSKACSHHRGNEACGLSCSRRRGNALLLGRARIATVTINADAGDDKR; encoded by the exons atggggacagtggggacagtggggacactggggacactggggacactggggacatcggggacattggggacagtgAACGGCCACGAGCCCGCGGGGCCCCCCAAGACCTCGGGGTCACCTCCGATGACCACGCTGACCACAagcccagtgtcccctcccccctGTCCCTCGGTGTCACCTGCCTGCCCCGAGGGTGGGGCTGTGGTGGCACCGGgggtcactgtccctgtgtccagcGGTGTCCCCGTGCCCGGTGCCACTGTCCCCACGTCCAGGGTCACTGTCCCCGTGCCCAgcggtgtccctgtgtccgGTGCCACCGTCCCCACCTCTGGGGTCACTGTCACCGTGCCCagcggtgtccccgtgtccagcggtgtccccgtgtc CGGTGCCACTGTCACCGTGTCCAgcggtgtccccgtgcccagcggtgtccccgtgtccagcggtgtccccgtgtccgGTGCCACTGTCCCCACGTCCAGGGTCACTGTCCCCGTGCCCAgcggtgtccctgtgtccgGTGCCACCGTCCCCACCTCTGGGGTCACTGTCACCGTGCCCagcggtgtccccgtgtccagcggtgtccccgtgtccgGTGCCACTGTCACCGTGTCCAGtggtgtccccgtgcccagcGGTGTCCCCGTGCCCGGTGCCACTGTCCCCGTGCCCAGCGgttgt CTGAAGATCTGGTTCAGCGAGCGCGACCTGGAGCGAACCTTCTCGTACCCGTCCGAGGGGGCGGCGCTGGCG TCTGCGGCCTGCTCCTGTTGCTATGGCAACGAAGCCTGTGGCCTGCCTACTCCCAAGGCCTACTCCTGTTGCTATGGCAATGAAGCCTGCGGCCTGCCTACTTCCAAGGCCTGCTCCCATCACCGTGGCAACGAAGCCTGTGGCCTGT CCTGCTCCCGTCGCCGTGGCAACGCGCTGCTGCTTGGCCGCGCTCGTATCGCGACAGTGACAATAAACGCCGACGCCGGCGACGATAAACGCTGA